Below is a window of Chryseobacterium arthrosphaerae DNA.
GGTATTGAAACTGTAAAAAAAGAAATTTTGCTGCTGAGAAAGCAGAAGAAAGAGCAGATGATACGCTGGTATTCAGGGATGGTGGGATTTTCATTTTTTATCATTTCCTATGTAATCTATACGGATGAGCTGAACAGTATTTACAAAAGCGTGTCAGAATTTATTCTGCTGTTTACCGGATCTTTTCTGCTCTATGACTCGTGGAAATCCATAAGGTATCATCAGAAAGAACATCTGCTTAACGGCCACGAATTTCTCAATAAGATCAGGGATGAACGGATAAGAGGTGAAAATAAAAGACTTATTGTATCATGCATCAGCAGCACATGGGTTACAATTGCTATTTTCCTTTACTTTTTTGAGACATTACTGACTTCTGAAAAATACCTCCTGATCAGTTCCATGTTATTGATAATCATCAATATGCTCGTCTGGGTAATGATTCGCCCGTTCTATGAAAAAAAGAATATAAAAAATTCAACGGCATTTATCAACACCATTGAAAGACTTCTTAAGGAGATACAATAAAATTCCGTAAGCTGGAAAATCTTTCAGGATAAACAACAGCTGCCAGCCCGTGACTTCCTTACTATAACCCTAAAACAATATACTATGACCTTAAAATGTATACTGCTGTTTTTTGCAGCATGTTCTTCTTATGCCTTGCCGGGACAGACTAAAACCCTACAGCATAATGATGTAAAGAGAAAATATATTATTTATACTCCAAAAGGATATGAAACAAAAACTGGAAAAAAATATCCCGTGGTTTTCAGTTTCCATGGTGGCGGAATGACACCGGCTGAACATATGCTTTATACCCAAATGAATAAAACAGCAGACAGACACGGCTTTATCGCAGTATATCCAAAAGGAATCAAAGAGGACTGGAATGTCGGTTTCGGAATGTCTTATAAAAAAGGAACAGATGATATAGGATTTGTAGAAGCACTTCTGGATCAGATCCAAAAAGACTATGCTGTTAATTCTCAAAAGGTCTATGCAGCCGGACTATCAAGAGGTGGTTTTTTCTGTCACCGGATTGCAGCTGAACTTCCCCACAGGTTTTCTGCAATTGCCACAGCAGGTGCCACAGTTCCGGATTCTGTGGCCTATTATCATCAGGGGAGAAAAGAAATGGGAGTTCTGATGGTACATGGAAAATCTGATGCTATTGTAAATTACGATGGAAAAGAGGGAGGCTATTTATCTGCACAGCAAACTTATCAATTCTGGCAGGCAGGTAATGCAAAAAAAGAAAAAGAAATTACTACTGTCATTAATAAGGATAAAAATGATCAGACTTCCGCCGAGATCAGGGAAATAAAAGCTGGGGATAAGTACATTACGCTAATTTCCATAGAAAACGGGGGGCATACCTGGCCGGGGACGGATGATTTTAATATCGGCCTTCCTATTGGTCTTACCTCAAAGGAAATTGATTTTAATGAATATATGTGGAATTTTTTTAGCAGGCAGAAGTAAAAGAATTCACTATTTTGAAAAACAGCTTGATATAAACGTTATATCAAGCTGTTTAATAAAAAATTAAATCTAAAAAGTCCTTACTTCATTCGCCTTCATCTTATAGTTTTTAAGTAAGAATAATGTCACTGTTCCTACTATAAGTTCTATCAGTGCACTTCCCCAATAAATACTTTTGATCCCAAAATAATGCGGAAGAATCAGCATCAGCGGAATGTACAGGATAACCTGACGAAGAAAAACCAGGAAGCTGGCCTTCTTACTCTGGTTTACTGCCGGATAATAGGAGAGTGCCAACACTGTAACCGGAAGTAATGGCAGTACAGAAAAGAACAGTCTGAAATCAATAATCTGATGATATTCTGCCGAATAACCGGGCAGCATCAGACCGATTAACTGTTCCGGAAAAACCAATGCCACAAGAAAAAATGGTGAAAGTATACCGATACCAGCGAGAATATATGTCCTCAGAAATTTACCGGCCCTGCTAAACCGGCCCGCACCGAAATTGATTCCCACCACAGGCTGTAAGCCCCGCATCAAACCAAATAATGGAGTAAGCAGAAACAGGAAAAACCTGTTCAGAACCGTAAAAAAAGAAATATCTTTTTCCGTTCCGTACGCTGCAATTGCATTGAATATGATAATACTCTGTATGACCCCCATCACAGAAAGAACCATTTCAGGAAGTCCCAGTTTTAATATTCTTTTTCCAATAGCAGCATCATAGGAAAAAGATTTCCACTGGGTTGAAAACGAACTTTTTCCCTGGGCATAATAATAAAATCCCAGCAAAGAATAGATCAGCATTCCGCAGTTGGTAGCCCATGCCGCTCCGGAAACACCCCATCCGAATACGGAAATAAAAACAGGCTTCAGGATAATATCGATAATAAGTCCTACTGTGATCATTACTGCTGCCGTTTTCATCTTCCCCTCAGCTCTCACCAGCATATTCAAAGCCAGGCCGTAGATCCAGAAAACCGTCCCGATGAGTGTTACCCTGAAGTATTCCACTGCAATGGTCTGAAGGTCTCCTTTTGCTCCCATCATAGCCATTAGTTCATGGGCAAATATATAAGCAGGGACGGCGCAAAGCAATGAAAAGAAGATACAGAGAACATTGAAACTTCCAAACAGTCTGTACAGCTTATCCTGATTATTTTCCCCGATCCAGATGCTTACAGCAGCTCCGGCACCGGTTCCGGCCAGCCTTCCGAATCCCAGCACAATCTGCGACAGGGGATAGGCCATACCAACAGCAGCCAAAGCCTGCGTATTGATAAGGTAGCCTACAAAAACAGCATCCAGGAAATTGTTGATTCCATACAGAACAATAGCAGCAACGGCAGGCCATGAAGTTTCCCACATGACCTTTTTCATATCACCTTCTAGGATGAATGTTTTGCGGTCCATGTTTTTTGGGTATTAAACTCCTGAAAAGCAATCCTTTTTTCTACTTTATACACCTCCCTTCCTGCAACTGCATTGATGATCAGGGCGTTTCTGTAAGCTCCCATTCCCAGATCCGGTGTTACAAAGCCATGCGTATGAAGCTCCGCATTCTGTACAAAAATATTTTCTGCCTGGTCTATGGTATAATAACGGCTTACCTCGAATAATCCATCCTCAGTTCGCCGGATCAGGTTCTCAATTCCTGAAAGGAATTGAGGTTCTTTATATTTGTAACCAGTAGCCAGAATAACATAATCTGAAATGTGGGTGAAAGTTGCATGATCCTGTACATGGGTAAAATTCAGGGCATATGAGTTTCCTTCAGGAGCAATACCATCCAACTGGCAGCTTGGCCTTAAAGCAACATTCAAAGGAGTATTACCGACACTCATCCCATAGAGCGTATCAAAAATATCATTGATCAGGTCAAAATTGATCCCCTTATAAAGTGGTGGTTGCTTGGCCAGAAGAGCTTTCCGTTGTGAAGACGGCATATGGTAAAAATGATCTACATATTCCGGAGAAGTCAGCTCAAGCGTTAGTTTGGAATATTCCATTGGGAAAAAACGGTCCGGTCTTGTAAACCAACTCATGAAAATACCGTCTTCAGTTTCCGGAAGAAGATCCTGGAATATTTCCGCCGCACTCTGCCCGGAACCGATAATGGAAACAGAACCGGCATTCAGAATATCTTCCTTATGATTCAGGTATTCGGAAGTGTGAATAACATTCGGGAAATTCTTACCTTCCATAAAAGAAGGGAGATTGGGTTGGGTACCTGTTCCTAATACAATCTTCCTGGCGGTATATTTTGTTACATCATTATTTTTAAGGTCCAGGACATTGATGATGAATATCTTTTCCGTTTCGTCAAATTCAATACTCTCTACTTTTTTTCCAAACAGACAGCTCTGAAGCTGATCCGCCGTCCACTGGCAATACAGGTTGTATTCTTTTCTTAAAATAAAAAAATCTTCCCTGATGTAAAATTTATACAGTCGGTCAGTCTCTTTTAAAAAATTGAGAAAGCTGTATTTACTTTTCGGATCAGCCATGGTTACCAGATCAGCCATAAAAGGTACCTGCAATGTAGCATTATCCAGCATCAGCCCCGGATGCCAGTCAAAACCTTCCGCCTGATCAAGAAACAGGGCTGAAATATTTTCTACCGGCTCAAGAAGCGCTGCTAAGCCCAGATTAAAAGGACCAATCCCGATCCCGATAATATCATATATTTTATTATTTTCCAATGTATTTTATTTTTTATAAGTTAATGTTAAAAAAGGTTTAAATCAGTTCAGGCAGAACGTAGTCAAAGCTTTGTATTATTTTTTCAAATGAGAATTGGATATTTTTTAACGCAAAGTTTTGTTCAATTCGACCGGTTATTTGAAGTGGGCAAAGAAGACGATTTCGTCGGTGATGAAGTTTTGAGATTGGCTTCTGCTTTTTCTTTGCTTGCTTTTCAGGTTGAAAAATTTCTTTGAGTTTGAAAACATATTTCATATTCACTTTTAACTCTCGCAGATCAGGCAGATTTCGCAGATTTTAATTATTTTTAGGGAAAATCTTGATGATTTGCGATAATGGAGGCTATTTCCGCTTAAGCATTATTCGCCTCAAGTCTGCTTTCAGGGCATTTCTCCCAGTAATTTTCTCGGGTACAGAAAGTAAGATATGCTGTCTTATGAGGCATGGTGATTACCCCTTCTCTTGTATACCCCAATCTGGTAATCAGTCTGTCGGTAGGAACTGCTTCTACGGAAGCTTCTCCAATACATTTACCGACTTCGGGAAGTGAAAAAATATAATCTAAAGCAACCTGGAAGGATTCGAACGAATACTTTTTATCTTTACGGGTCTCTGCAACAAAGAAATGTGTTCCGTAATCTGAAGGAAGCGAGTCATAATAAGCGCCCACAATATCTCTCATCGGCCAGTAAGGTTCAAAACTGAACTGCGGAACTCCATTTACTTCTCCGATAAAACTATGCTGCTCATCACCGGGAAGAATTGTTCTGAACCAAAGTTCAAGATCCCTTTTCGGGCCATCCATTTTCCAGTACGGCTTGGCATGTTCCATGTTGAACCATTCGTGAACCATTTCAAAATCGCGGTCTATATCAAAAGGCCTGATGCTGATGGTTATATTTTTATCCTCAAAATGACGGGAATATACTGTTCCAGTTGTACCTGGTTTGATCAGTTGCCGGCTGTAGAAATATTTATTAAGAGGGTTCGGTGTGTCCAGAAAAACCGCAGGATATTCAAGCGATTCATCTGCTTCGTTGATGTTCTGAAGACTGGTGATCAGGTTTCCTTTTGTATACCAGTTCCTTTTATTCGTAATATAGCTTACCAGGCCGGTTTCATCTTCGTTTTCAAGTTCTTTAAATGCTTTATATACAAGATCAATCAGTTTCTTTTCATCTGCTAATCTGTTGCAGCCCAAAGCATTCACAACTCCCAGGATATTATTGGTAACCAGATAATAGGTGTATTTTGGAGCTAATGATTCTTCATCAATAATCGACTGACTTTCATCTGCTATCCCCGGAAGAGCAGCAGAAACCAGATCTTTTCTTCCTTCTCTGAAGAAAAATCCCTGATTATCCCTGAAATAAATCTTTGCAGGAAAGCCGTTTCTGTCAAGCTCTATCATTACATTCTGCTGATGGAATTCACACGCTAGCCCGTAGGTATTCAGAATTCTGACAATAGGCCTCACACAAAGATGCAGGTATTGCTTAAACCATTCTACAGCAATTTTTTCTACAGACTGGCCAAGTTTTTCAGCTGTGGTGGTAATGATATTCTGAAGTCTTGAAGGTTTTCCAAGAATACCGTCCTGGCATAAAGCAGCCAAAAGCGTTACGTTCTTATTTTTCTGTTCTCCCTGGAATGGATTTCTTCTGATACTGATATTGAACCCGTTAATGACTTTTCCGTTGAAAGTAACGGCCATAAAGGCAGGATCTACCATAAAATCTATTTCCGGGAAATCTTTCTGAAGACTTTTTCCCCAATCTGTTTTCAGAAGCATGCTGATGTCATAGCCGCGGTGAAGCTCCGGATACAGGTTGATTCTTTCGGAATTGGTGATTTTTACATGCAGGGAAAATTTAAACATCCATTTGTTTTCTTCATTGTATACCGTTCTTACCGATGAAGTAGGAGTGAAGTAGTCTCCATAATGTCCCAAAGCAAAAAGGATTCCCTGTTCCTCCATGATCTGTACATTTTCCTGGCCTAGGAGATAATCTGCTTCCCATGGATGCATGGGTAAAATATGGTATTCCGGATGCTGGTCCCAAAGCCTTTTGTGTTCCGGATTAAGGGTCGGATAGATCTTTTCCGCCAATTCTTTGCTTATAGGCTCCCCGTCTGCATTTTTTTCGATCATATTCTCAGGATTGACAAGGAAATAGAACAGCTGGAATCTTCCAGAGGTTTCCGGTGAGTATTTCAAAAGATCCTCACCAACAAATCCCTGCTTCGATTTGGGAACCGGATGAAGGATATGGCCTAAGATAAGAGACTGTTCCGCCTCAATAAAAGACATTTCCAGATCATTAATCTTTTTTTTACTGTGGAGGGAATGATACAGGTATTCAGTAAGGTTATCAATACTGTTGCTTAATCTTTCTAAAACATTCACAGCATCAATTCCGGGATGAATTTCTTTGGCATATTCTGCGGTAAGGGTCATAAATCCATAAACATCCAGTTCAGAAACTTCATCAGTCTCCAAAGTTCTCATCAGAACAGGAAAATCAAAAAGATGTCTTCCGCTTTCTGAAAAATAAACAACAGGAATGTACAGATCACATCCTATTGTGGAAAAATCGATGCGGATATGAAGATTCGTAGGGGTTTCTTTCAGGTAGGTTGCAATGCCTTTGTCATATTTTGGAATTCCAAGATAACGGCTCCAGTTGGTAAATTCTTTCAGGTAGCAGTTGATAAGTGAGGTATAGTTGATCTTTTCTGCGTATTCAGAGATATTAGTTGACTTCAATGTATTCATTTCCGTATTTTTTAATAATGTTAAGTACTGATTTAATGTCTTCAATGGTGGTAAGAGGATTAAGAATGGTAAACTTCAGATAGAACTGTCCGTTTACTTTAGTTCCCGCTGTAAGGGCATTTCCTTGTCTGTAAAGTTGTGATTTGATGTAAGTATTGATCCTGTTCAGGTCAAATGTTTTAAAAGGATCTGCCGTGTAACGGAAGACCAGTGCTGAAATATCCGAAGTGTTCAATAATTCAAAATAAGAATCATTTTCCAGCACATCAACGGCTTCACGGGCTGTCATGATAATCCTGTCGATATAATTTCCCAGTCCTTTTTTACCAATGATCCTAAGGGTAAACCAAAGCTTTAAAGCATCAAAACGCCGGGTCGTCTGTATTGATTTATTTACCTGGTTCGGAATTTCATCTTCATCATGATCTTTGGGATTCAGGTAATCCGCATAATGGGTGATCAGTCTGAAATAGTTTTTGTCCTTTACCAGGAATCCGCTGCTGCTTACCGGCTGAAAGAATGCTTTGTGATAGTCTACCGTTACAGAATCTGCTTCTTCAATTCCATTGAGTAAGTGGCGGTATTTTTCTGTTAAAAGCAAAGCACAGCCATATGCTGCATCTACATGGACCCAAAGATTGTATTTTTTTGCTATTCCTGAAATATTGATCAGCGGATCAACGTTTCCGAAATCTGTAGTTCCTGCCGTAGCAACCACTGCAATAGGAATATTCCCGATCTCAATTTCTTTCCTTACGGCATCTTCCAGCAGTACACTGTTCATTCTGAAAGACCTGTCTGTTTTGACCTTAATAACGGCCTGCTCGCCAAGTCCCAGCATGGAAGCACTTTTCTGAATGCTGAAATGAGCTGCTTCGGAAACAAAAATCCTGAAACGGTGTGCTTCTTTGGGAAGACCGTCTTTTTTTATGTTATGATGTAAATATTTAGCAGAAAAATGGTCTCTTGCCAAAAGCATTCCCATAAGATTACTCTGGGAACCCCCGCTGGTAAAGATTCCGTCTGAGAATGTATCAAATCCGATTTCATTGCAGGTCCATTCGATCAGTTTCTGCTCCATCAGAGTTCCTCCTGCACTCTGATCCCAGGTATCCAGGGAAGAATTGATAGCGCTGATCACTGCTTCCGCCGCCACTGCAGGTATTACTACCGGACAATTGAGATGGGCTACATATTTAGGATGGTGAAAAGCAATAGCGTGCTGTGTATACAGCCCGTTTACTTCATCGAAAAGCTCTTCATAGCTTACAGGAGGTGAATTCAGATCGATATACTCAAACTGTTTTCTCAGCTCTTTGGGAGAAACCCCGCTGAAAGGCTGGTGAGTGTCTTCCAGAAATGCAATGACACTCTGCTGTGCTTTGTGCATGGCATCCCGGTATTCGTGAATGTTGATATCACAGAATAAATTTTCCAGATTTGGGAAAAGAGTCTCCTTTTCCGTTGCGGCATGCCCGGTAATAACTGTGTTCATAGATATGGTGTGTTTGTGTTCTTTTACTCTTTAATAGTCGGGTTAGAGTTGAAGATTAATGATACATTTCAAACCGTCCTGTCAAAATTTAAGGAGATGTATTTATCAGTTCTTTGTGACCTTATGGCTTAAAATGTATCTGTGGTTAGCTGTTAGAATTTAATAATTAATCGTGTAGCCTACAGAAAACGTTGTTCCCCGGCCCTGATAGGCAAATGCTTTCTGGGGTGCTCCATAGAAAAATACGGAACGCTGTCCCCAGATTGTAGTGTACTGCCTATTGAAAATATTCTGAACTCCGAAATTAATGGTCCCTTTATTCAGTCTGATGTCTCCCATAAAATCGAACAGGGTATAACCTGTGATTTTCATGTCTGCAAGATCAGTATAATTCATAGAGTTCTGCATCTGCAGTCTCAGTGAAAATCTTTTGGCATTCCACCCTGTGGAAACCATAAACTTAGACGGGTTGGTGGTATAGACAGACTGGTTTTGCCAGCCTTTATCTTTGGTTTCAGTTTCAGATTGCATCAGGAGTACGTTTCCTCCCAATTCAAGGCCTTGTGTGAAACGATACCCTAAGGCCCCTTCAAAACCGTAATTTCTAAGTTTTTGATCAAGCAAAGAAATCGTGAAAGCAGCATTGTCAATTTTCAGGGTTTTGCTGGATAATGCATAGAAAATAGATCCCTGTGCGTACAACCCTGCCTCCGGACCTCTGTTGTGCCTGAATCCTAATTCAATCTGATCGGTTTTGATTCCGCTTAAGGGCTGTTCTGAAATATTCATGCTATTCTGAAGATTCCAGCGGTTGTTGCTGAGCTGATATTTTCCAAAACCGTAGGATTTTGCAGCGTCAGGAACGGCAAATCCCTGTGAAAAACTGAACCAGGTCTGCCAGGCCGGTGTGAATCTGTATAATAAGCTCGCATTAAGCAATGTTACATCATAATTATTTTTACCGCCTTTCACAACATCTGCTGAGTTTCCATAGCCGAAATGCATATAGACCTGCTCTTTAAAACCGACAAAATCATCCAGTTTTACATTGATGAACTGTTGTCTCACCCCTCCTGAAAGGGTCAGTTTCTTTGTAATATTCCAGTCTGCCTGAATAAAACCTGCCAGAGTAAAGATCTTTGTATCCGGATATCTGCCTACAAAAGCATCTGCCTTATTGATCAATCCTCCGGATTCACTGCTTATTTTAGGGTTAAAAATAGCCTGGTCACCTTTAAAGTTTTCAAAGTCAAGGTCTGTACCGTAAGTAAAACTGAAAGCATTCCAATTTTTGGAAAGAACGGTCTTTGCTCCGTATACATCTGTATTTCCTCTTGCTGAAGAAAGAAACACAGGAAGGGTAACACCTGCCGGAGGTTTAGGCACTTCTGCAAAAGAAGCCCCAAAATCTGCCTCCTCACGTCTTCCATAAGCCTGAACGAGTAGATTGTGCCCTCCTAAAATATTGCGGAGACTGTACTGAATATTAGCCATAAAACGTTCAGTACGGGGAACTACATCAGAATCTGCACCTCCAAGTACATTGATCAGGTCAGGGTTTTTGGTGGTAAATCCTGTAAATCCCGGACCGAAAGAAAGCCATTTTTTATTCCTGACCTTAGAGCTGTAGTACTGAAGATCTACATTCAAATCCTGATCGGGACTCAGTTTGAAGCTTACTCCACCCAGAAGGTCTATTGATCTGTTATACTGAAAATCAGCCTGTTTTACATCAGTAATAATCTGATCTCCATGGGCATCAAAAGCGCCTTCATTTTGAGTTAACGCAGCCCCTAACCTGAATTTTATCTTATCATTCCCGCCTTCAACAGACTGTGCAATTCTTTTATCAAGGTCATCCTTATGGAAGCCTGTTTTTAATCCTGCAGAAGTTTCAAAAGCAAGCTTATCCGAAGTTGGCCTTTTAGTGATGATATTGATGATTCCCCCCGTGGAATCTCCTCCATAAATAGCAGAAGCACCGGATAAAACTTCAATTCTTTCAATATTGAAAGGATCAATAGCATCAAATTGTCTGCTGGCTGCTCTGGTACTGTTCAGAGAAACTCCGTTGAGCATCACCAGTACATTTCTTCCCCTCATATTCTGGGCATAGTTGGTTCGCCCCTGATTTCCGAAATCAAACCCGGGAATCATATTTCCCAATACCTCTTTCAACCCGGCACCGCCTTTTATTTGAGTCTGGAGTTCCTTTTCCCCAATGATCCAGACTGTTCCCGGAATATCGCTGATTTGCTTCGGGGAACGTGAAGATACGAGTACAATCTCGTTGATATCTTTTGCAGTAATACTACTGTCCTGCCTGCTCTGGGCAGAAGTATGTGCAGTAAAGGCAGTCAGTAGGATGACTGAAAGTACATATTGTCGTTTCATTTATTTAGAACAATTAAAAATAATGGAGTAAATATAGAATATAATTGTCCAAAAATTAACAATGATATTTATCACATATTTCAAATCAATGTGAGTAGACTAAGGATAATTCCACAAACGGGTACTTCTTTTTATATAAAATTCTGCTCTATAGCTTATTTTTTATCAGTCCCAAAATGAGACAAAAAGCTGGCAATAGAGCAATAAAAAACTTTAGAATTAACGAAAATGTAATATTTAAAAACAGGGAAAATCTGAAAATAACTTTAAAATTGACTGAAAAAAAATCCCCAAAATCGTTAGTCAGCTGATCAATTTTGCATTTTTTGAAAAAACTTCAACACTTTTTTGCATTTCATCAGCATTCAGATCGCCAAATCCTAATCTCATGGCCGTAAGTCCTTTATTCTGGTACAGAAGTGTTTTCGGAATAAAGAGATTATCCCGGGCACAATTCCGGCTGAGCTGCATCAGATTAACCGGAACTTTCCATTCTAACCAGATTGCCAGACCACCTGAAGGTTTCCGGAAGGTAACAAGGTCATCCAGACTGTCCTGAAGCAATGTACAGAGATAATCCCGTCTTTCCTGATAGACCTTTAGAGATTTCTTCAGATAGCGGTTGATTTCTCCTTCCGCAATCATTTCTCCAAGCGCTCTTTCCATCAGAATATCACCCTGCCTGTCGATGATCCCAAGGTATTTTCTCATTTCAGACATCAGATTTTCCGGAGCCACAATAAATCCGGTTCTGAATCCGGGTGCCAATGACTTACCAAAAGAACCGATATAGATAACCATGCCGCTCGTATCTGCACTGGCTAGCGGAAGAATCGGGCTTTTATCATAATGGAATTCATAATCGTAGTCATCTTCAAGAATGATAAAACCGTATTCCTGAGCGAGTTCCAGAAGCTCAAACCTTCTCTGGGCGCTTAAGGCCACAGTAGTAGGATAGTGGTGGTGCGGGGTAAGGTAAAGCATTCTGATCTTCTGCTTTTTGCAGGCCTCCCGCACACTTTCTACAATAATGCCGTCTTCGTCTATAGGAATAGAAACCATCTGAACTCCGGCTTTCATGAAGATCATATTGACAGAGAAATAGCTTAAAGCACCTACCAATACTACATCTCCGGCAGAAAGAAGAATCTCGGAAACAATATAGATGCTCATTTCTGTACTTCGTGTGATCAGCAGATTGTTTTTAGAAATAGGAAGCCCGCGGGACAGGTTCAGATAACGGGACAAATGCTCTTTAAAGAACTCGCTTCCGTCATGATTATAATGGCCGGATATTTTCTGGTTAGACTTCCGCTTAAGAATAGAACTGTAAAATCTGGAATGCTGTCCGATCTGTGTAAGCCTGATATCAGGAACACCGTCATTAAAAACATAATCACAATTGGAATGTTCAAACGGATTATCCAGGATATTGGATGTTTTAAAAGAAAATCCGGTAGTTTTAGGATAATTCTGAAGGCTTTTCTGCTCAAAATTATTAATTTCCACGGGTTTTTCCTGTTCTTTACCGATAATGAAAGTACCTCTGTTCGGAAGAGACTCTGTCCAGCCCTGTGCAGACAATTCATCATATACGGCCACAGCAGTATTCCTGTGAATGTCCAGCATTTCACTGAAAGTTCTTGTTCCCGGCAGCTTGGTCCCAAACGGAAGAAATCCTCTTTGAATGGCATTGATCAGCTGGTTGGCGATCTGTAAATAGATCGGAGTTTCTGTTTTTCTGTCAATTTTTATAAAACTTTCATAGGGAATTCTAACCGGACTATCCATAATATCAAAACTGGCACCATTGAACCATCCGGCAATATACTACTTTTGACATCAAAATAAAAATCTATGGAGTTTCATCATCTGTTAAATAAAATTGTACAGGAAGAAAATACTCACGCCAAATGGCTGAATACACTTTCTTTTATGGAAAATGCCGGGGCAAGAAAAATATCAAAATGCGAACACCCTGTTCTGGTTACTCAGATTCAACTGAAACATGCTGCAGAAGAGCATCGCCATGCTTATTACCTGAAAAAACAAATCGGAAAAATAAATCCGGAGCTTTGCAGAACCTATGAAAACGAAGAACTGCTTGCAGCAACGGCAACACGCCAGTACCTTCATTCCCTTGATATCAAAGCCTGCCGTTACCTTCAGAAGGTGTTTAAACTTAATAAAGAAGACCTGAAATACGCAGCCTATCTTTTTGTAACCTATGCCATTGAAGTCCGTGCAGATGAATTATATCCCGTATATCAGGATATCCTGACCCAGGAATCTTCAAAAATTATGGTAAAATCTATCATTCTTGAAGAAGAAGGCCACCTGGAAGAAATGATCAATCAGCTCAACGGTTTTTCTGCTGACTGGAAAGCCCATGCAGAAAACATTCTTACCATTGAAAAAGAATTGCATGAACAATGGATCAATGCTATTGCAGAAGAAGTAGCGCAATTGAATTATGCATAACGGGACCTTATACTGTCAGCAATCTCTCAATAAAAGAAAGGAGGAAGGAAGATTGCGGCGCTTACAACCCAAATCTGAAGGAATTGACTTTTATTCTAATGATTACCTGGGACTGGCCCGAAATGCAGAGCTGCAAAAGATATTGCTGAAAAATGTCAATGACCACCCTGAGCTTCTTTCGGGAAGCACCGGTTCAAGGCTCATCAGTGGAAACAGCTCAGTCGCTTTGAAGACAGAAGAATTTATTGCTGAAAAACATCAGTTTCCGGCTGCATTGCTTTTCCCATCAGGTTATAATGCCAATCTTGC
It encodes the following:
- a CDS encoding aminotransferase-like domain-containing protein; translation: MDSPVRIPYESFIKIDRKTETPIYLQIANQLINAIQRGFLPFGTKLPGTRTFSEMLDIHRNTAVAVYDELSAQGWTESLPNRGTFIIGKEQEKPVEINNFEQKSLQNYPKTTGFSFKTSNILDNPFEHSNCDYVFNDGVPDIRLTQIGQHSRFYSSILKRKSNQKISGHYNHDGSEFFKEHLSRYLNLSRGLPISKNNLLITRSTEMSIYIVSEILLSAGDVVLVGALSYFSVNMIFMKAGVQMVSIPIDEDGIIVESVREACKKQKIRMLYLTPHHHYPTTVALSAQRRFELLELAQEYGFIILEDDYDYEFHYDKSPILPLASADTSGMVIYIGSFGKSLAPGFRTGFIVAPENLMSEMRKYLGIIDRQGDILMERALGEMIAEGEINRYLKKSLKVYQERRDYLCTLLQDSLDDLVTFRKPSGGLAIWLEWKVPVNLMQLSRNCARDNLFIPKTLLYQNKGLTAMRLGFGDLNADEMQKSVEVFSKNAKLIS
- a CDS encoding pyridoxal phosphate-dependent decarboxylase family protein, which encodes MNTVITGHAATEKETLFPNLENLFCDINIHEYRDAMHKAQQSVIAFLEDTHQPFSGVSPKELRKQFEYIDLNSPPVSYEELFDEVNGLYTQHAIAFHHPKYVAHLNCPVVIPAVAAEAVISAINSSLDTWDQSAGGTLMEQKLIEWTCNEIGFDTFSDGIFTSGGSQSNLMGMLLARDHFSAKYLHHNIKKDGLPKEAHRFRIFVSEAAHFSIQKSASMLGLGEQAVIKVKTDRSFRMNSVLLEDAVRKEIEIGNIPIAVVATAGTTDFGNVDPLINISGIAKKYNLWVHVDAAYGCALLLTEKYRHLLNGIEEADSVTVDYHKAFFQPVSSSGFLVKDKNYFRLITHYADYLNPKDHDEDEIPNQVNKSIQTTRRFDALKLWFTLRIIGKKGLGNYIDRIIMTAREAVDVLENDSYFELLNTSDISALVFRYTADPFKTFDLNRINTYIKSQLYRQGNALTAGTKVNGQFYLKFTILNPLTTIEDIKSVLNIIKKYGNEYIEVN
- a CDS encoding TonB-dependent receptor, producing MKRQYVLSVILLTAFTAHTSAQSRQDSSITAKDINEIVLVSSRSPKQISDIPGTVWIIGEKELQTQIKGGAGLKEVLGNMIPGFDFGNQGRTNYAQNMRGRNVLVMLNGVSLNSTRAASRQFDAIDPFNIERIEVLSGASAIYGGDSTGGIINIITKRPTSDKLAFETSAGLKTGFHKDDLDKRIAQSVEGGNDKIKFRLGAALTQNEGAFDAHGDQIITDVKQADFQYNRSIDLLGGVSFKLSPDQDLNVDLQYYSSKVRNKKWLSFGPGFTGFTTKNPDLINVLGGADSDVVPRTERFMANIQYSLRNILGGHNLLVQAYGRREEADFGASFAEVPKPPAGVTLPVFLSSARGNTDVYGAKTVLSKNWNAFSFTYGTDLDFENFKGDQAIFNPKISSESGGLINKADAFVGRYPDTKIFTLAGFIQADWNITKKLTLSGGVRQQFINVKLDDFVGFKEQVYMHFGYGNSADVVKGGKNNYDVTLLNASLLYRFTPAWQTWFSFSQGFAVPDAAKSYGFGKYQLSNNRWNLQNSMNISEQPLSGIKTDQIELGFRHNRGPEAGLYAQGSIFYALSSKTLKIDNAAFTISLLDQKLRNYGFEGALGYRFTQGLELGGNVLLMQSETETKDKGWQNQSVYTTNPSKFMVSTGWNAKRFSLRLQMQNSMNYTDLADMKITGYTLFDFMGDIRLNKGTINFGVQNIFNRQYTTIWGQRSVFFYGAPQKAFAYQGRGTTFSVGYTINY